The following proteins come from a genomic window of Halomicroarcula saliterrae:
- the kdgK1 gene encoding bifunctional 2-dehydro-3-deoxygluconokinase/2-dehydro-3-deoxygalactonokinase: MDDLVTFGETMLRFSPPADERIETADEYTVRAAGAESNVAVTAQRLGLDATWTSKLPDSPVARRVAGELRSHGVTVDVVWSDGGRQGTFYLETGDRPRGNTVIYDRTDAAVTTATPAELPVARIENAAGFHTTGITPALSDTLSETTAALLAAAQEAGTTTSFDCNYRSKLWSPAEARDTLAGLLDDVDVFTVAERDARKVFDMSGESTEIATELAETFGLEVAVLTRGTDPALAVSGDAVYEQPTFESTDAHPVGTGDSFVGGFLSQYLDGHDVPDALEYAAATAAFKRTVPGDIAVVSPEEVETVIDGGAAGISR, from the coding sequence ATGGACGACCTCGTGACGTTCGGCGAGACGATGCTGCGGTTCTCACCACCGGCTGACGAGCGCATCGAGACCGCAGACGAGTACACGGTCCGTGCAGCGGGCGCGGAGAGCAACGTCGCCGTGACGGCCCAGCGACTGGGCCTCGACGCGACCTGGACCTCGAAACTCCCTGACTCGCCGGTCGCGCGACGCGTCGCCGGGGAGCTTCGCAGCCACGGCGTGACGGTCGACGTCGTCTGGAGCGACGGCGGCCGCCAGGGGACGTTCTACCTCGAAACCGGTGACCGACCTCGCGGGAACACCGTCATCTACGACCGCACCGACGCTGCCGTCACGACCGCTACGCCCGCGGAGCTTCCCGTGGCGAGAATCGAGAACGCGGCGGGATTCCACACGACCGGCATCACGCCGGCGCTGTCGGACACGCTCTCGGAGACGACGGCGGCCCTGCTCGCGGCCGCACAGGAGGCGGGGACGACGACGAGTTTCGACTGTAACTACCGGTCGAAGCTCTGGTCGCCGGCCGAGGCCAGAGACACGCTCGCGGGGCTACTGGACGACGTAGACGTCTTCACCGTCGCGGAACGTGACGCTCGGAAGGTGTTCGATATGTCCGGAGAGAGCACGGAGATCGCGACGGAACTCGCGGAGACGTTCGGTCTCGAAGTGGCGGTTCTCACCCGCGGAACCGACCCGGCACTCGCGGTCTCCGGGGACGCCGTCTACGAACAGCCGACCTTCGAGTCGACGGACGCTCATCCGGTTGGGACCGGCGACTCCTTCGTCGGTGGCTTTCTCTCGCAGTACCTCGACGGACACGACGTCCCCGACGCCCTGGAATACGCCGCGGCGACGGCCGCGTTCAAGCGGACGGTTCCCGGCGATATCGCCGTGGTGAGTCCCGAAGAGGTCGAGACGGTCATCGACGGCGGCGCTGCGGGCATCTCCCGGTAG
- a CDS encoding alpha-galactosidase, whose amino-acid sequence MVQVDGGGTVVRFVPETARVTVRTDGTTLATGRVVIELGAERFPDTDAYHVETDADGTRVRYDDAAGTTVRLGEAANGVTLTVSVANETETPRPVGRLCPLAAEELSFGPETRLYRHGYQSWTPTAALPVAESFAPVEPVDVPMMTDVEAPRTTSHCQVGLTDGDRHLTAGFLDHSTYVNRFDYERGEGVESLTAVSPGDGVSLAPGERVASAPLWLDASRPVDDALAALAERTGERMNARVGEWVPTGWCSWYHYFTEVTADDVRTNRAELDEWGLPVELVQLDDGYQTAFGDWRTLADGFEEMSSLVADVRDGGYTPGLWLAPFFVQADADLVAAHPDWLVTDGDGEFVSAGERHGEMYGLDLTHPEVQTWLRETFRTVVDEWGFDYLKLDFLYAGALPGERFADVTRAEAYREGLATIREAVGEETHILGCGAPQGQSVGLVDTMRVGPDTAEYWTREGESDSEPAHENAIRNVLNRDYLHREWWLNDPDCQLVRETTELSAAEREAFATVVALTGGSNLFSDKIADIGAANRSLLERSLPPVTEGTVDGVGRTELPDRLVCERAADGGRAVALFNWSDSAETMSLSLADDERGWDAFEGEAISVGETVERTVPAHGCLLVHVAPASDRPHLLGTDNLAGLGSRLERVAWSADGSAGRLTLSIDAAMPQTVVIGVPDGWSDAADDGDTMDTRTVTVGPGTATLSFERA is encoded by the coding sequence ATGGTTCAGGTCGACGGCGGCGGGACGGTTGTCCGGTTCGTCCCAGAGACGGCTCGCGTAACGGTACGAACCGATGGAACGACACTGGCGACCGGCCGGGTCGTCATCGAACTCGGTGCCGAGCGCTTCCCCGACACCGATGCCTACCACGTAGAGACCGACGCGGACGGCACGCGGGTGCGCTACGACGACGCTGCCGGGACGACGGTACGTCTGGGCGAGGCGGCAAACGGCGTCACCCTGACCGTGAGCGTCGCTAACGAAACCGAGACGCCGCGGCCGGTCGGCCGGCTGTGTCCCTTGGCGGCCGAGGAGCTGTCTTTCGGGCCGGAGACCCGACTCTACCGGCACGGCTACCAGTCGTGGACGCCGACGGCAGCGCTCCCGGTTGCGGAGTCGTTCGCGCCGGTCGAGCCGGTCGACGTTCCGATGATGACCGACGTCGAAGCCCCGCGGACGACGAGTCACTGTCAGGTGGGCCTGACCGACGGCGACCGCCACCTGACCGCCGGGTTCCTCGACCACTCGACGTACGTCAACCGGTTCGACTACGAGCGCGGCGAGGGCGTCGAGTCGCTGACGGCGGTCTCTCCGGGCGACGGCGTTTCGCTGGCTCCCGGCGAGCGCGTGGCCAGCGCGCCGCTGTGGCTCGACGCGTCCCGACCGGTCGACGACGCGCTGGCCGCGCTCGCGGAGCGGACCGGCGAGCGGATGAACGCCCGCGTCGGCGAGTGGGTTCCGACGGGGTGGTGCTCGTGGTACCACTACTTCACCGAGGTGACCGCGGACGACGTCCGGACGAACCGCGCCGAACTCGACGAGTGGGGGCTCCCCGTGGAACTGGTCCAACTCGACGACGGCTACCAGACCGCCTTCGGCGACTGGCGAACGCTGGCCGACGGCTTCGAGGAGATGTCGTCGCTGGTAGCGGACGTCCGCGACGGAGGGTACACGCCGGGGCTCTGGCTCGCACCGTTTTTCGTCCAGGCGGACGCCGACCTCGTGGCGGCACACCCCGACTGGCTCGTCACCGACGGCGACGGCGAGTTCGTTTCGGCCGGCGAACGCCACGGCGAGATGTACGGGCTGGATTTGACCCACCCCGAGGTGCAGACGTGGCTCCGGGAGACCTTCCGCACTGTCGTCGACGAGTGGGGGTTCGACTACCTCAAACTGGACTTCCTCTACGCCGGGGCCTTGCCCGGCGAGCGGTTCGCCGACGTAACGCGGGCCGAGGCCTACCGCGAGGGTCTCGCGACCATCCGGGAGGCCGTCGGCGAGGAGACGCATATCCTGGGCTGTGGTGCCCCGCAAGGCCAGAGCGTCGGCCTCGTCGATACGATGCGGGTCGGCCCCGACACCGCCGAGTACTGGACCCGCGAGGGCGAATCAGACAGCGAACCGGCACACGAAAACGCCATACGGAACGTCCTCAACCGCGACTACCTCCACCGGGAGTGGTGGCTCAACGACCCGGACTGTCAGCTCGTGCGGGAGACGACCGAACTGTCGGCGGCCGAACGGGAGGCGTTCGCTACGGTGGTCGCGCTGACCGGTGGCTCGAACCTGTTCAGCGACAAGATCGCCGATATCGGTGCCGCGAACCGTTCGTTACTGGAGCGGTCCCTCCCGCCGGTGACGGAGGGCACGGTCGACGGTGTCGGCCGAACGGAGCTGCCCGACCGACTCGTCTGTGAGCGGGCGGCCGACGGCGGCCGCGCGGTCGCGCTGTTCAACTGGAGCGACTCCGCCGAGACCATGTCGCTGTCGCTGGCCGACGACGAGCGCGGCTGGGACGCCTTCGAGGGTGAGGCCATCTCCGTCGGGGAAACAGTCGAGCGGACGGTCCCAGCTCACGGCTGTCTGCTCGTCCACGTCGCCCCCGCGAGCGACCGCCCCCACCTGCTCGGAACGGATAACCTGGCCGGCCTGGGCTCGCGCCTGGAGCGGGTCGCCTGGAGCGCCGACGGTTCGGCGGGTCGATTGACCCTCTCAATCGACGCGGCGATGCCTCAGACGGTCGTGATTGGGGTCCCCGACGGCTGGAGCGACGCTGCCGACGACGGTGACACGATGGACACGCGCACGGTCACCGTCGGTCCGGGAACGGCGACGCTCTCCTTCGAGCGTGCCTGA